A section of the Lepidochelys kempii isolate rLepKem1 chromosome 4, rLepKem1.hap2, whole genome shotgun sequence genome encodes:
- the LOC140910564 gene encoding storkhead-box protein 1-like: MPRKAEKFLQIAPHSLAIVLSPGAALEAEEGRQDGERPPPPGEEPPQLGRHRIGYEIFADFKQENMQHFWNPRVTAAVAETFFLGWLDEQVLLIQGKEEHLEVLREGWTRRSLKPPAGFRIKCLGSMKDSLC, from the exons ATGCCTCGGAAGGCGGAGAAGTTTCTGCAGATCGCCCCGCACTCCCTGGCCATCGTCCTGAGCCCCGGGGCCGCGCTGGAGGCGGAGGAGGGGCGGCAGGACGGAGagcggccgccgccgccgggcgAGGAGCCGCCCCAGCTCGGGCGCCACCGCATCGGCTACGAGATCTTCGCGGACTTCAAGCAGGAGAACATGCAGCACTTCTGGAACCCGCGCGTGACGGCGGCCGTGGCCGAGAccttcttcctgggctggctggACGAGCAGGTGCTGCTGATCCAGGGCAAGGAGGAGCACCTGGAGGTGCTGCGGGAGGGCTGGACGCGCCGCTCCCTCAAGCCGCCCGCCGGCTTCCGCATCAAGTGCCTGG GTTCAATGAAGGATTCCCTGTGCTAG